The genomic region CGGTTGAAGGGAACGCCCATGCGGTCGAGCAGATCGATGATGGGCGGCGCCATCTCACACATAGCCTTGACGGGAGGCTGGTTGGCGAGGAAGTCGCCACCGTAGATGGTGTCGTCGAAGTGCTGCCAGGTGGAGTCACCTTCACCTTTGAGGTTCTTGGCGGCGTTGATGCCGCCCTGGGCGCAGACGGAGTGCGATCGCTTGACCGGCACGATGGAGAACAGATCGACGCTGGCGCCCATTTCGGCGCACTTGATCGTCGCAGACAGTCCCGCGAGACCGCCTCCCACAATGATGATTTTCGGATTGGCCATACTATGAATCCTGCGCGGGTCGAGCCCGCGTTGTCTCAAATAGAAGAACTATTGGTTCGGCACCTGAGTTCGCGGAGCCGTCGGCTCACCAGTTTGCGTGTGCGTGCTCTGGAGCCACTCGGGCTTCGGGTTCGGATCGAAGTTCCATGATGGCTTGGGGTTCTTGAAGGCCATGGCGGAGTAGACGCCGATTACCGAGAGCGCAACTGCTACGAGCACTCCAAACGCCTGCACACGCTTGCGGCCCTTCTCACCGGTAACGATTCCCCATTTGGCGCAGAAGAGGAATATGCCGTAGCCGAAGTGCCAGGACGCAGTGACCACGCCGACCATATATGCCCAGAAAGCCCAAGGCTTGGTGTTGAACTCGTTCCAGACCTTCCAGAAGGCGGCGTCGGGATGATCAAACAGGTGAATGCCGGTGAAGCGCATATACCAGGTGTGGTAGAGGATGTATGCGAAGAGGAGGATTCCCGTGTAGCGCTGGACGGTATACATCCAATTGCCGGTCCACGGGTACTCGTTCACATTGTTGTCGCCCCGCCACCAGATATAAAAACCGTAACCAGCGTGAAAGGCGATCGGGATATAGATTCCGAAAACCTCGAGCCAGAACGCGAACGGAAGTCCTGTGAGGAACTTCACCTGGTCACCGTACGCAGCGGGACCGTTGGTCGCGACTGCGTTGGAGGTAAGGTGCTCGAGAAGAAATGCGCCTACGGGAATGATGCCAGTGAGGGAATGAAGTCTACGCCAGAAAAACGAATGACCCTGACCCGCCCGCAGAGGTTCCACACCCTTGGGAATCCTGCTGGTGGCCGGGGTTGGAGCACTGACCGTAGATGCCACGGACTTCTCCTTATGACTTGCGAACGCTGAAGAACAACTTGTGATTATCAAATTCCAAGGAAGGGCAAGTCAAGAAAACTCATCAATCTCCTCGTATTTTGAAGAAACGAAAAATAACCGGAGGATGTGATTGGAGTCACTGACGGGTGAGAAGGGGAAAAAATCAACGCAGAGGACGCGGAGGGGCTAAGGGGAAAAACCAAAAAACCGAAGCTTGTTATTTCTTTGCGGCCTCTGCGTTAATCCGTTTTCCGCCGGGACTAGAACTCACCCTGGCGATCGCACCACTCGAGGAAGTGCTGAAACGCCTGCCCGCGATGGCTGACTTCTGCTTTTTCCGCGGGCGTGAGTTCCGCGAAGGTTTTGCCGAGAGCCGGAAAGTAGAACATGGGATCGTAGCCGAATCCACCGGAGCCGCGAAGTTCGCGCAGGATGCGGCCTTCGGCCTGGCCACGGAAGGTGGCGATGGTTTTGCCGTCGCGGGCAATGGCAATGACGCAAACGAAGCGGCCGGTGCGCTTGTCATCGGGAACATCTCTCATGCGCGCAAGGACGAGTGCATTGTTCGCGACATCGCCGGAGTTGCCGTGCTCGGTTGTGGCCGCGTACCGGGCGGATCGCACCCCAGGCGCGCCGCCGAGTGCGTCGATCTCGATGCCGGAGTCGTCGGCGAGGACAACTTCGCTGGGGGCATGCAGGCTGTAGTGCTCGGCCTTCTTGCGGGCGTTTTCTTCGAACGTCGCGCCGTCTTCGATGCACTCCGGCAGCGATTTGAAATTCGGCAGCAACTTGACTTCGACGCCATGGCGCGCAGCCACGGTGTCGAAGTCGCGAAGCTTACCAGGATTCGAAGAGGTGATCAGGACGTGCTTCATCAATTCGGCTCGGCGGCTACTTGTTTTCCTTGCGTATTTCCAGAAACTCTACCGGCACCCCATTTTCCACGATAAAGGCAACGCGAATGCCCTCGGAAGGACTGTTCGGAGAGATCAACACCTCTCGCCCTACAAGTTCCGCTTCCAGATCGTCCACCTCAAAGGCTACATGCGGAACGTTGCGCACGAGCTCGGGTACGGATGCTCGTGGACCGAATCGCATCCACTCGATTCCGAATTCGCTGGTCTCGTATCCTGAGACGTACATGTCATACGCCTCGAGATAGCGCTCGCCCGTTTTGGCCTGCTTCGTCGGCACGCCGATATGGTGATAGCGTCGCACCCGATCGTCTCTCCTGGCTAGAAGCCTTTCGCCGCCAGTGCCTCGACAGTCAATCCGCGCTCTTCGCGGCCGGCGCGGAACCACTTCTCCAAGTACTTGGCGACGATGTCGGCTTCGAGGTTCACGGGATCGCCGGGCTTGAGCGTCTTCAGGTTCGTCATCTCAACCGTGTGCGGAATGATTGCGACGGAAAGCTTCAAGCCTTCGAGTTTTGCGACCGTCAGGCTGATGCCTTCGATAGAGACCGAGCCCTTGTAGACGAAATATTTCTCGAGTTCCTGCGGGACCTCAATGTGCAGCCAGTAATCCTCGGTGCCGGGGATGTTGTCGAAGCCGAGCAATTTGCCGACACCGTCGACGTGACCCTGGACCATGTGTCCGCCCATGCGGCCGTCGGTGCGCAAAGGCAGTTCGAGGTTGACCAGCGCGCCCTCGGTGATACGCGAGAAAGACGTACGTACCCAAGTTTCGGGCGCGAGATCGGCGCAGAAGGTGGTTGAGGTGATGTCGAGAGCAGTCAGGCAGACGCCGCTGACGGCGACGCTGTTCCCGGTCTTCAATTCCTTGGTGACTCCGGAGGCTTCGACGGTGAGACGGCGGTTTTCTCCCCGCTGCTCGATTTTTGCGATATGACCTACTTCTTCTACGATTCCGGTAAACAAAGCGGTTCTCAGTTCTCCGTTCTCAGGTGAGAAGCGGTTAGGAATGATTGCAGTTGAAATCATAACGCTCGGCGACGAATCTTCCTATGACTAGACAATCTGAGGTTTCTTTGGAATACGGAGATCAGAGAACCTATTCTTCGTATGTATCCCGTAAATATCCCTCGACCGCGAAATCATCTCCATACCGATGCAGAGCGATGTTTTTCACTCGTATTGCTTCGCTCAGTTGAGCGTGGCCCGAGGAGAGGAAGGGGACGGAGCCTTCGCCGCCGAGCAACTTGGGCGCAAAGAAGAGCCAGAGCTTGTCGATAACACCAGCCTGCAGGCAGGCCCAGTTAACCATCGCGCCACCCTCGACCAGCACGCTCGTGATCTCCAAAGCGCCAAGGCGACGGAACACCTCTGGGAGATCGGGACGGCCATCGTGAGGAAGAGCATCTCTGCCGCCGACGACCTGCAGTGCCGGGAGTTGTACCTGCTCAACGATGATGCCGCGCTTCTCAAGTTCGGCGCGCTTCTTTTCCTCGCCGAAGGCACAGAACACGATCACGTCCTTGTCGCAGGTCTGGACCACGCGCGACTCAATGGGCAGGCGCAGGCGCGAATCGAGAATGACACGCAGGAGTTTGCGACGCCGCGGACGTCCGGAACGGTCCGTGAGCAGGGGATCATCGGCAACTACGGTCCCGACGCCCACCATGATGGCATCGCATTCGTGACGTAGTTCGTGAACTTTATGCCGCGATTCTTCGCCGGTGATGTAGATCGATGCGTGGCCGCTGCCGAGTGCGGTCGGGTTGTGCGAGACGCCACCGCCGCCGATTTTGCCGTCGAGCGTCATTGCCGTTTTCAAAATACCGAACGGAACGTGGGTGCGGATGTAGCGCGCGAAGGTTTCGTTAAGTTTGCGCGCTGGTTCTTCCAGAATGCCTTCCAGCACTTCGATGCCGGCAGCCTGCAGGCGAGCGAAGCCCTCGCCGCTGACCAGTGGATTGGGATCGCGCATTGAAGCAACGACGCGCTGAATGCCGGCTGCAATTACGGCGTCGGCACACGGACCGGTGCGGCCGACGTGCGAACAAGGCTCGAGGTTGATGTATAGGGTGTTTCCCCGCGCCTTCTCCCCGGCCTCTTCGATGGCCAGGATTTCCGCGTGCTTCTTACCTTCATAAGTATGCGTTCCACGACCGACGATGCGCCCACGCTCGTCGACGATGAGCGCCCCAACACACGGATTCGGCGACGCCAGACCGATCCCCTGACGCGCAAGGTCCAGCGCCTGCTTCATGAAGAGTTCGTCGTGGTTGCGGTGGGCCATAAAAGGTACGAGGGACTAGGCGCGAGGTGCGAGGTTCAAGAACGAGGACGCCTAATGCATCATACCTCGCACCTCGTACATACTAAGCGAACAGCGACTCCACAAAGTCGTGTGCGTTGAACGGCAGCAGGTCGCCCTGCTTTTCGCCGACGCCGACATAGCGCACGGGCAGTCCGAGCTCGCGCGAAATCGCTATGACTACGCCACCTTTCGCGGTGCCGTCCAGTTTTGTCAGCACGATCCCAGTTACGCCAGCCGATTGCGTGAACAAGCGAGCCTGCTGCAAGCCATTTTGGCCGGTGGTCGCGTCCATCACCAGCAAAGTTTCGTGCGGCGCACCGGGGATAATTCTGCCGGCGGTGCGGTGCATCTTTTCGAGTTCCTGCATGAGGCTCGATTTCGTGTGCAGGCGCCCGGCAGTATCGACGATGACATAGTCGGTGTTGCGCGCTTTCGCGGCCTGCAGAGAATCGAACAGAACTGCCGATGGATCTCCGCCCGGCTTGGTCTTGATCACTTCCGTTCCGGTGCGGTCGCCCCAGACTTCCAGTTGCTCGATGGCGGCGGCGCGGAACGTATCGGCCGCGCAAAGCAGCACAGTCTTTCCTTGTGCGCGAAGCGTGTGTGCGAGTTTCCCGATGCTGGTCGTCTTCCCGGTGCCGTTCACGCCGACAACGAGAATTACCTCGGGTTCGCCGTCAACGCTCTTTGCCGGCTTGTCTGTCGCCGCCGTGAGGATTGCCAGCAGCTCGTCTTTCAGAACGCGTTTCAGTTCATCGACGTCGCCGATTTGCTTGCGGTCGACCTTCTCGCGCATCTTGTCGAGGACTTCACGGGTGGTGGTGGTGCCGAGGTCGGCGGCGAGGAGTGTTGCTTCAAGGTCGTCGAGGGTGTTGCGATCGATTTCCTTGTTGAAGGCGACGACTTCTTCGATGCGCTCGGCGAGGCTCTCGCGCGTGCGCGTGACCGCCTCTTTCATGCGGTCAATAAATGATTTTTCCTCGGGCTGATCGAGGCTGCCAAAAAGGGTCTGGATCATTACGGGATCAATTATATCGGGAGGGAGAGAAGAGATCGTGCCATCGGGTCAACGAGCCCTCGTGCCCGGGGAAAGACGGGAACTGCTCGTGCAGTCTTTCGCGAGCGAACTCAGCTGGCAAACTGAGATGTTATTCATTGGCTCGACGGTACGATCGTCCGATGGCTCGATTAACTCAGTCGGCAGTTGCTGTCGCTGCGCCTTGTGCCTCGGCTGCTTGCTCCAGTTCGCTCGGACCCATCGTTGCAGCGCGGCGGATGCGGAGCTTACCGCTCTGGAAGGCGCGGGTGAGGGCGGCAACGACTTGCGGATCGAACTTGGTGGATGCCAGTGAGTTGATGATGCGGATGACGTATTCGGGTTCCATCGCCGCCTGGTAGGGGCGGTTGGTGGTCATGGCGTCAAAGGTGTCGGCCACGGTGATGATGCGCGGCATCAGCGGAATCTGGTCACCCTTGAGGCCGAACGGATAGCCGCGGCCGTCGAGTGATTCGTGGTGCAACTCGATGCCTGGCAACATCTCTCGCAGTTGCTCGACCGAGCGCAGGATGTTGGCGCCCTTCGTCGTATGAGTCTTCATCACTTCGAATTCTTCCGGGGTGAGCGCGCCGGGTTTCTTGAGAATGCGATCTTCAATGCCGATTTTCCCGACGTCGTGCAACTGTGCGGCAATGCGGATGCGATCGATCTCCTGCTCCTCGAGGCCGTATTCGGTGGCGATGAGAACCGAGTACTTCGTCACGCGGTCGGAGTGACCTCGGGTGTACGGGTCTTTTTCGTCGACTGCGCCAGCGAGCATCTGAATAGAGTTCAAGAACAGTGCCCGGTTTTCCTCGGCGGCGCGCTTCAGGTCCTTCACGAAACGCTCGAGGTCCTCGGTCATGTGATTGAACGTCATGGCGAGTTCGCCGATTTCAGTGCGGCTGGTGACGTGAACGCGCTGCGAGAAGTCGCCGCTTGCGATAGCTCGGCTGGAAACCGTCAGTTGCTCGAGCGGTTTGGCGATATTGCGTGCCGCGAATGAACTGATCCCGACGCTCAACAGAACTGCCATCAATGCAAGCAGTCGCGAGTAGCGCTGCATTTCATAAACGCTTGCGTAAGCCTGGCGCTGGTCCTTTTGCGCGATGACCGCCCACTCCAGCGACGGTACCGGGCTGTAGGTGCCAAGCATCTCCGTGCGGCGGTGGTCATGGTTATATGCGAATTCACTGGTTTCGACGAAACGTGCCCGTCCACCCTGCTCGACGAATTTGCGCACGATCTCAAATCGCGCCATGTCCTGGCCGATGGCGTAATTGCCGTCGCCACCGGAGACAAGTCGTCCCTGGCGATCGACCACGTACAGCATTAGTCCGCCCTGGCTGGCTTCCGTCAGGCGCTTGGCCAGGAACTGGAGGTCGAGCACGGTAGCCACCATGCCGATGAATCGGCCTCCGGCTTCGAGCGGTTGGCCGACAAGGAGCAGAGTCTTGGCGTCCTTGCCCCCGCCAATGCTGACCGCGTTGCCAGTGTATGGACGACCCTCACGAGCCGCGGCGAAAGCTTGCTCCAGTTCTTTTTGAAGGAAAGCGTCGGGCTGAATTTTACCGGCATCAATGCCCTTGGCATCCGAATTCAATAGCGTCGCGTAGGCAAGATCGCCATACGTCGAAACGAATTTCTCGAGCAGGGCGCGCATTTCCGGCGTGGCCACGTGCTCGCCGTTGAGGTCGCCACCGCTGGTGACGCTTACGGCCGAAGCCAGGTTCTCCAGCATCATGCGGAGCGTCGTTTGCCGGTGCGCCAGGTCGTCCGATAGCGACTTGGTAACCGTATTCTGCAGGAGCATTTCATTGGTCTTGAGACGCTCGCGATTCTTGTCCACCACCAGGTTGGCGTAGAAATACATGGGCACCACGCTGACCAGCAGCAGCACGCCAAGAATCAGGTACAGAATCGGTATCCGGGTTGGACGGAGCAGGGACATAGTTGTCGTACTAGGGTCCGGGTAAGCTGGATTGTAAGGTGGAGTGCGGAGTTGGCGAAGCTGAAATCGTGACTCGGGGAGTTACGTTCGTGCTACGGGCTAAAGGTACGTGTCCTTGTGGGATCGAGCGGCTTCTTCACCACAGAGATACGAAGGCGCGAAGAACAGAGCAAGACTACCTGGCGATCTTGAGGTCATCAAGCAGCGTAAAGGCCACTTCCTTCATGGTGGATGGGTCGACGGGTATGCGGTCGGTCCGAATTGTGAACTCATTGTGATCGACCGTGACGGCGACGAGTTCGGCCGCGTACCTGTATCCATTGTCCGTGTCTGCGGCCGTGATTCGTACCCTGACCTTGTTGCCAGCGTTGATGGCCGTGGTGAACCCGAGCAGTACCGGAATCTCCACCTTGCCGTCATATTCAAACGGGGTCGGCGGGGTGTCCGGGAACGATTTCGCGATGTCCGTTTGAATGCGGGTCCCTTTGGGAACCACGAGTTCGTTGGTATCCGATTGGGCGGTGAGCGATGAATAAAATAAAAGAACAAAAACCAGCGTGATTCCGAGTTTCTGCATCTGCAACCTCGTCAAAGATGGACGTGGACAGAGGTATCGGACCACTCGCGCCGTAAGAATTCAAACAAAAGATATGACGCGGCGCGTCGTTTTGGGTTGGCGAGGCACCGGCGCTCCACAGTATTACGCACCGCGAATCAGGCGGACTTCGCTGGTCGAAGGTCTCGTCATAAGGTCGCGGATTGCGTCCTTCGGAGCTTTGCCTTCCTGGAGGATCGCGTGCATTTGCTCGGTAATGGGCATTTCGACGCCCATCTTCTTTGCGAGGCCGACGGCGGCGTTAGTGGTGAGGACGCCTTCGGCGACCATGCCGTGCATTCCGGCGATGATGTCGTCGAGTTTGCGGCCTTTGCCGAGTTCGACGCCGACGCTGCGGTTGCGCGACAGGCCGCCTGTGCAGGTGAGGACGAGGTCTCCAAGACCGGCCAGGCCAGCCATGGTTTCAGCCCGACCGCCGCATGCGACCGTGAGGCGCGTGATTTCGGCGAGACCACGCGTGATGAGTGCCGCTGCGGTGTTGTAGCCGAGGTCGAGGCCATCGACGACTCCCGCGGCAATGGCAATGATGTTCTTTAGCGCGCCGCCGAGCTCGACGCCAACCGGGTCGTCGTTGCTGTATACGCGGAAGACCGGGCCGCTGAATTCACGCTGAACCGCCTGAACGAGATCGGTATCGTTCGAAGCGACCGTGATGGCGGTGGGATGCGACTGCGCGACTTCTTTTGCGAACGAGGGTCCACTGAGAGCGCCGAGGTGCGGCGAGAACCCGTTGCCGCCTTCGGCGAGTACCTGGCGAATGACCTCGGTCATTCGGAGAAATGTGTCGTTCTCGATCCCCTTGGTGGCGGAGACGAAGATCATGTCTCGCGTGAGGTGCGGCTTCATCTGCTGCCACACGCGACGCGCGTGGTGCGAGGGCATGACGCTGACCACGATTTCCGCGGCAGAAAGGGCTTCGGGCAGGGAACTCGTGGCGCGGACGGAGTCGGGAATGGGTTCGCCGGCGAGGAAGAGGTCGTTTGTGTGGCGCACGTTCACGCTCTCCACAACTTCTTTCTCATATGCCCAGAGCTGAACCCTGTGCGGTTCCCTGCGACCTAACGTGATCGCAATCGCTGTTCCCCAAGCACCCGCGCCGATGACCGCAATGTTGCTCACGCTACCTCCCAGACGTTCTTTTCACCACGAAGCCACGAAAACACGAAGGAAATCATTCACACTACAACAGCAAAAACGCTTCCGCATCATGAGGGTTGTTGCTTTTATCATGATATTCTTCGTGTCTTCGTGGTTTCTTCACGCCTTTTTGGCTCCGAACTTGTTTTCGTTACCCGCGATCAAGCGTCGAATGTTTTCCCGGTGCTTCCAGATGATGAGCAGCGACACTCCCGAAATCATTGCCAGGATCAGCGGCGTGCCGTGCTGCGGATGCATGTAATAGAACGTGATCGGGAACAGCGCCGCAGCAACGATCGAGCCCAGGGAAACGTAACGCGTGATCGCAACGACGATCAGGAAAAAGGCCAGAACGATCAGAACGGCCTTGGGCGCGAGTGCGAGAAACACTCCCAACCCCGTCGCAACACCCTTGCCGCCCTTGAACTTCAGCCAAACCGGATACATGTGGCCGACAATCGCGAAGAGAGCTGCAATGGCCCCAAGTTTAAAACTGAGGTGCTGATACAGGCTTGGATCGAAGTGATGATAAGCTTCGCCCGCTGGGGGCGTATAAAACAACGCTCCGGCACTAAGAGACGCAAACAAATAAGCGATCACTACGGCTAGAGCGCCCTTTACTGCGTCCAGAAAGAGCGTTGCGACTGCCAGCCCCTTCTTTCCCGTCCGTGCGACATTGGTTGCCCCGATGTTGCCGCTGCCCTGGGCGCGGACGTCTGCGCCGGTGAAGACGCGAACGAGGATGTAGCCGAAGGGGATGGAGCCGAGAAGGTAGGCGACGATGGCGACGTAGGTCGAGATCATTTCAATGACGAATGACGAATGACGAATGCCGGAATGACGAATGAAGAGCCTCTGTGTGCTCTGTGCCTCTGTGGTGAATCAATCGTCATTGATCATTCCGAAGCGCCGAGCGGGAAACTTGCGAGCTTCGTGTACTGCGAGCCGCGCGGCGACAGTTTGCTTTCGTACAGATAGAATTCGTGTGCCGTCATTGTACCGAACTCGGGTTCGGGAAGCTTGGAAAGCTTGTATTGCAGCGCGGAGAATTTTGCGTTCAGAGTGTCGCCGCGCATCCTGCCGGGCCGGCCCGAGCCACTTCGCGCAAGCGTCAGGTGCGCACGGTAAGGCCCCTTCTCTCGCTCGAACCCAAGCGCCGCCATCGCCTTGTCCATCGCCGAGACCAGTTCCTGAAGTTCCGGTCCGGCTTCGATCCCAGTCCAGAAGACCTGCGGATTCTTCAGTCCCGGGAAAAATCCGTACCCACGAAAATTCAAGGCGATCGCTTGCCCGCGAACCTGGTTCAGCGCGGCCTTGATGGCCTCGACCTTCTCCGTCTCGCCCAAAAACTTCAGCGTGACATGAAACGACTCCGGCCCGACGAAGCGCACGTCCGGGGCGAACCCGCGTACCCCGTCGACGAACGTACCGATGCGCTGGCGGATGGCCGGTTCGATGTCGAGAGCGATGAAGAGGCGCATAAAACGGCTCCGGGTACCATGTTCCGGGTGCCAGGTAAACCGTTTGAGCAGGAGGTCTTCCCCGGTGCCCGGAACCTGGCACCTGGCACCGCTGTTAAACCAGCTTCTTCCTAACCATATCCAGCGCCTGCTGGCTGGCCCAGTGGCGGATGCGGTCTCGGTCGCCGAGATACTTGCGTTCGACGACTTCGGTTTTGGTTACGCCATCGGCAAGTGCAATGTATACGAGGCCGACAGGCTTCAGTTCCGTTCCACCAGTCGGACCCGCGACACCGGTGATGCCGATTCCCAATGTCGCTTTACATTTTTTGCGAATGCCTTCGGCCATCGCGGCGGCGACTTCTTTGCTCACGGCGCCGTGCTCCGCGATCATCAGCGGCGGAACATCGCAGAACAGTTTCTTGAGTTCGTTGCTATAGACTACCGCGCCTCCGACGAAGTAACGCGAGCTTCCGCTCACCCGCGTCAACCGTTCGGCGAGCAGGCCACCAGTACACGACTCCGCCGTCGCCAACGTCGAGCCGCGCATTTGCAGGTAATAGCCGACGATTTGCTCCAGCGAATCGCCGGCACTCGAAAAAACGGCATCGTCCAGCGCATCTTCCAGCGCATTGGCGAGGGAATCGACCTTATCCTGGGCTTCCGCCATCGTCTTGCCGGAAGCCTTGAGATGGAACTGCACCTCGCCGGCCCCGGCGAGAATCGTGGTCTGGACATCCTTATGCTTTTTGTAAACGGGAGCAGCCTTCAGGTCGGCGGCCGATTCGCCCATCATCGCGACTTTGATTTCGCGCGCGGCGATAAAGGCTTCGGGCAGAACGGCACGCAATCGCGGCTCGAACTCTTCGCGAAATAATGGCTCCAACTCCCAAGGCGGTCCGGGCAGGAGAATGATGATGCGCTGCTGGCCGAGGTGCGTGCCTTCCAGCCACTGTGCCGGCGCCGAGCCGCGCGGGTTGCGGATGATCTCCGCGCCACCGAGCACGTCGGCCTGCTTCAGGTTGTTCTCCGGCATCTTGATGCGCCGCTGCGCGAATCGCGCGTAGAGTTCGGCGACGAGGTCGCCTTCGCGTTTCAATTCAATTCCCAGCGCCTCGGCGACCGACTCGCGCGTCACATCGTCCTCCGTCGGGCCAAGGCCGCCGCTGAAGACGAGGACGTCGGCACGGCCCAGCGCCGTACGCGCCACATTGACCAGTTGCTCGCGATTGTCGCCAACAATGGTTTTGAAGGCGACCTCGACCCCGAGACTGTTCAAGCGCGACGTGAGGAACAGGGAATTGGTGTCCTGCCGGAACGGCGTGAGCATCTCCGACCCGACAGCGATGATTTCGGCGATCACGTTAGTAGTCTAAATGTGAAAGCTTATCGGGAGCTAGCTTGAGGAAATCTCTAAGCGGGAAGGTCTGTGCTCCGCATCTGCCGTAGTTAGCAGATGTGGGCACCACCAACCCGTTCTTTCGCTCTTCCTCGGCCCTGTTTCACTGACGGCTGAGTGCTAGCTTGTTATCAACGGCCTACCCGCTATTCCCCACGCGAGTTGATAAAGCCCACTGGTTGTGGCAAGCACAGCCGATTGGTTCGGCGCGAACGCGAGGCCGACCAGGTTTTGTCCGGCGACGGTCAGCGAGGCCTGCTTGTCCGGAGTGACCTTCACAATGCCGCGCTTGCCCTTCAGCGACGCGGCCACATAGAGATTGCCGTCTGTGTCGAACGCCAGCCCTTGGGGACGTCCGAGGCCGCGATAGAACGTGTGCACGGTTCCGTGCGAATCGATCTCGTAGATCGCATCGAAGCTCGAGGTCGTTGGGCCCGTGACGAAGAGATTGCCGTTAGGGCCGAACGCCAAATGGTAAGCGGAGACGCTCGGCTCCAGCGTTGCATAGACGTAAATCTGCCGGTCTCGCGAGATCTTGAAAATGGTCCCACTACGATCGCCGACGTAAAGATTCATGTCGTAGTCGAAGGTGATCCCAGTGGCGACGCCCATGCCTTCAGCATAAGTCGAGATCGCACCGTTCTGAGCGACGCGGTAGACGGTCCCGTCATTTCGCGAAGAGACGTAGAGATAGCCGTCGGCATCGAGCGCCAATCCCGTCGCATTCATCATCTCAACAACGTAAGGGCGGATATTCAGGTTCGTGTCGATCTTGTATATGGCGACGGGTACCTTC from Terriglobia bacterium harbors:
- the thpR gene encoding RNA 2',3'-cyclic phosphodiesterase, which encodes MRLFIALDIEPAIRQRIGTFVDGVRGFAPDVRFVGPESFHVTLKFLGETEKVEAIKAALNQVRGQAIALNFRGYGFFPGLKNPQVFWTGIEAGPELQELVSAMDKAMAALGFEREKGPYRAHLTLARSGSGRPGRMRGDTLNAKFSALQYKLSKLPEPEFGTMTAHEFYLYESKLSPRGSQYTKLASFPLGASE
- a CDS encoding competence/damage-inducible protein A; translation: MIAEIIAVGSEMLTPFRQDTNSLFLTSRLNSLGVEVAFKTIVGDNREQLVNVARTALGRADVLVFSGGLGPTEDDVTRESVAEALGIELKREGDLVAELYARFAQRRIKMPENNLKQADVLGGAEIIRNPRGSAPAQWLEGTHLGQQRIIILLPGPPWELEPLFREEFEPRLRAVLPEAFIAAREIKVAMMGESAADLKAAPVYKKHKDVQTTILAGAGEVQFHLKASGKTMAEAQDKVDSLANALEDALDDAVFSSAGDSLEQIVGYYLQMRGSTLATAESCTGGLLAERLTRVSGSSRYFVGGAVVYSNELKKLFCDVPPLMIAEHGAVSKEVAAAMAEGIRKKCKATLGIGITGVAGPTGGTELKPVGLVYIALADGVTKTEVVERKYLGDRDRIRHWASQQALDMVRKKLV
- a CDS encoding gluconolaconase: MMALDLKSTRNGGPHIDGVEPRFALPGGEIRITGSHLRLPEQKQPSVRFGELEAPVVISADQFLVTRVPDEAASGPLTVSTNGSRSNPVDFRVAAPIAENLHPVANPAVDHDGNIFVTFSGTRGQKVPVAIYKIDTNLNIRPYVVEMMNATGLALDADGYLYVSSRNDGTVYRVAQNGAISTYAEGMGVATGITFDYDMNLYVGDRSGTIFKISRDRQIYVYATLEPSVSAYHLAFGPNGNLFVTGPTTSSFDAIYEIDSHGTVHTFYRGLGRPQGLAFDTDGNLYVAASLKGKRGIVKVTPDKQASLTVAGQNLVGLAFAPNQSAVLATTSGLYQLAWGIAGRPLITS